TATTTTTCATTTTTTAAGATTTAAGTAATTCGATTTTATATAACGAAAAGTATTGATAAGTGTTGTATTCAAATAATGGCCTAAAATACATCAATTGAATGAGATGAATATTTGAATTAAGATACACTATATATGAAATTTTCAAGTGTTTGGTTAAATAGAACCGGAGCATCCAGATTGGCAAAATGACCTGCTTCTTGTAATTTGGATAGTTTAAAATGACCTCTTTTATTGAACTCGGAAATAGTACTATCAATGGACTTATTGATGTCGTGATCTTGTGCTCCTTTAATAATCATGGTAGGTGCGGATGAGTTCTGAATGACAGTCAAATAATTGAAATTAGCTAAATTGGGAAGTATAGCTCGAATCACTGATTTATCGGATTGACGGATCATTTCCTGAATCTGTTCTTTGGATGATTTGGTTTGACCAGCGACTTTTGACATATGGGCAATGAAATTTAGACTTAGGAATTTATAAGTGAATTTCATAAGTCCTAAAGTGAGATTTGAGGTGTTTAATTGGGCAGTGGTTCCAAACGTAGTAAATGATGAAATAATTTGCGGTTTGGATTTAAGAATTTCGTACCCTACATTACCTCCCATTGAGTTTCCTACATAGTGAATTTTATTGATGTCTAGTTTGTTTAGTAACTCAATAATATCATGAGCCATCTTAGAAAGTTTAAAGTCAGAACTGTCGAAATTTCCGGCTAATTTTGAATTCCCATGGCCTCGAAGATTCACAGACAAAACCTTAAGTTTTTCACTAAAAAAATCATGTTGAAGTTTAAATTGAGAAAGGTTGGCACCTAAACCATGCACGAATACTATCGTTTCTGTATTTTGTTCCCCGGATAAGTGGTATTCTATATCTAAATCCTTGAGTTGTTTTTTCATGAAAACTTTAAATTCTGTAAGCTGTAAAAGGAAGGCAAATCTGGGATTTAAATGAATATGTATTGTAGCAGGAATTTAGCTTTGTTGCTCCTTATTATTTAGTTTTCTAATAACTTTTTTCTTTCTTGAAGTTTGGATGTCGCATTGATTTAATGACGCTTTCATTTTGCTTAAATCGGCTTCTTCATGGAAATAACCTAGCTTAAGGGTGAAAGTAAAAAAATCTAGTTCATCCAGCTTTTCAACTTCCTGCAAAAACAATGTAGGTTTATTTAGGATGATAACTTCCAGACTATTAAGGTCATCGCTGCATTCATCAAAGGTAGATAAGAATTCAGAAATGGTTTCAGCATTGATAGATTCACTTGCGTTTTTTAATTGATGAAATCGATTTTGTTTGGCTTTTTTGATAGATAATATTTTGGTTGACAATTTTGTTTCTAGAATAGTTTCATTGATCAAATAAGCATCAAAGCATAAATTGGATAAATCACTTATCCCATGATAGTCAAGACCATGTTTGTAGGTGTCGAATTCGACATTGTCAGATCCAATTTCATTTCTGGCCATTTGATCTATATCGGACATCATTTTCCAATATGAGGCACTGTTTCGAATCAGATTTATGGTAGTATCACAGATTTCATATTTCTGATAGAACTGTGGTTTTCTTCTTTTATTTTCCTGAAGCCCATTTTCGGTAACATTAAATATCTCTAAGGATAGTGTATCCGTATCAACTAACCAGTATCGGTTTTTAAAAAAGGAATAGTTTTCTCGAATTCCTAGATCTCCATCCGGATAAATGATATGAAACTCTGAGAACAATCCTGATTTTGTATTCATGAATACGCTATCTGCTTGGGCAAACAGAGCTTGTGAAAGGAATAACGCAATGATGATTGGAAATAGTTTTTTCATTTTATTAAATGAGGTTAACACGGTGATAAAGATAGATTTTTGAATTAACGAAGAAGGGTGCAATTTATTTTTTTGCATCCGCTTCCTGATGTTGTTTGAGAAGTTGTGGCAATCCTTTTAAAAATTCAAATAGTGCTCTAAATCCACCGATTAAAAGAGTCCGTATTGCAACATATATGGGAGGCTTGACGACACTGTAGTAATCGTTGGTTTCGATTTGATTGGGGTGTTTCAAAACTTTTTTTAGCGCTTCTATATTGGTCCAGTTTGCTCTGAATTTAATGATACCATCTGTTCCTATCACATAGGTCATATTGGGCATCGCACCGTATAGTTTATGAGCTGTACCATCTAATGAATCCACTAAAACCACGCGTTTCTCATGATATAAACGCCACATGGATTTGGCATTTTTCATTTTGTCTTCGAATTGGGAAATTTCTTTGGTTCTGCCTCCGGGGTGTGCTTCACGTACATACAAGAGCAAAAAGTGCATGTCAGGATATTGTTCTTGTAATTGATTCATAGGACTTTTTGTATTGGCATACATGGGGCAAGTGATGCTCCCCGTATCCAGAACAATAGTTTGATCCAGGAAATCTGATAATCTAACGGTATTCCCATCTAAAGTTGTGGTCTCAAAATCAATGAATGATTCTCCCGGTTTGGGACCTTTAAAATCATTAAAGTTATAGTCTGTAGGGTTAAAGTGCTTGTAGTTATAGTTGGAGGTGTTTTTATCTTTCATAAGTTGGTCTATTATAATATTCTAATATAACGCCTTCATGATGAATAATGGAAATTAAGTTTTCGTTTGGTTGGATAAATATGAAATCCAAAGGTTGAACAAAATCCGTTTGGTGAAGATTTGGGTATGTGCTTTCCGCAAATTCGATGAGTTTTTTCCCTTGAACTTTATAACTCATTTGTTCTTTAAAACACGTATCCGAAATGATAAAAACCGAATCTGTAGTCTCTAAATTAATTGGGGTTAAAGCTATAAATTGTTGAACTGAAAAATCACGTATGCCGACTTCAAAATCAGACCAGTTCGGGATTGATTTTCTTTGAAGAAAACAATTTGATTCCTGAGCTAGTTTGAAAATACCGTTAGGTGTTAAATCAAAATCACTGGATGATGAATGATTCAAAATATTTTGAATGATTGATTTGGTTTCCTCAAAGGTGATACGCTCAAAGTTCATCTCAAGAGTTTAACTGCTGTACAAATACTCCGGCTTTTTCTAAAATCAAATCGGGAACCTCTTTATGAGGTGTATGTTTTACTTCAGGAATGATTAATGGGGTGGCATCTTTAGATTGCGAAACAATATCTTCAACCTGTTTTAAAGTCCCATATTCATCTTTTTCTCCCTGAATGATTAATGCCGGACATTGAATGTTCGGAAGAAACTTCTCGATATTCCAATGTTTAAATTCATCAGTGGTCCAGGTAGCAGCCCAGGCCCAAAACAGATCTTCTGTTTTAGGCCCGTGATATTTATCCAGTTTCGTTTTTAAGTCTGTGTTTTTGTATAATTCCTGAGCTTCTTCGATTCCTTTAATAGTCACATCTTCCACAAATATGTGCGCACCTTCGGTAATGACTCCTTTTATTTTGGAAGGATATTTTCCTGCGGCAATTAAAGCTATGGAACCTCCATCGCTATGACCGAAAAGGATGGCTTCTTTAATATTCCAGTGATCCAATAATTCGGATAAAATATCAGCTTCCAATTCCATATAATACAAGTCTCTTTGTGCATAGGAAAAACCACAGGATTGACCATAACCTTGTCTATCGTAGATCAGAACGTTACACGATGTAAGTTCTCCGAGTTTCTCAGGAAAATCTCTCCAGAGTTTAATACAACCCAAAGAGTCATGTAAAAAAATGATGGTACGCTTTCCAGGATAACGGTTTATTCGCTTTACAGCGATTTCACTTAGATTTAAATTAGTCTTTGTATGCAAATTGCTCGTTTTTGTTTTGAGACTTGAAAGGGGCTAAAGTATCTATTATTTATTTCCCAATGGTTGTATTTGGAAGATGTTCAATTTTAAAATTACACGAATTGGCGATGAAACACATTTTATTGGCCTCTTCATGCAGTTCATTGGCTTTAGTGATCATATTACCGTCTGTGATTTTTACTATTGGATGAAGAGTTACCTCTGTAAATCTACCACTTCCGCTTTGACTTTCTTCCATTACTCCTGTGGCATTATCAGAATATTCAGTAACCACGATTTTATGCACTGAACATAAATGTAAATACCAGAGCATATGACATGCAGACAAGGAAGATAAAAACAAATCCTCTGGGTTGAATTTGGTTGGATCACCTAAGAATGATGGATCGGAAGAACCTAAAATACTATTATATTTTCCCTTGCTGGTAATGGTATGGTTGCGGTTATAGGATGTATAATTCTGTGTGCCATTTCCCTCGTTTCCCGTCCACTCAATTTTGACTTCGTAATTATGTTTTTTCATATAGAGCTATCACCTTTTTAAGATGATGTGGTTTTAGTTGAACGCATTCCAAATTTGCTCAGTCGGTTGTAAATTCTCATAAAGTTGTCGGCCATTTGGGAGCTCATTTATTCTATATTTTCTGAATTCGGAATCATACCAGGAACCAAATTCTTTTTTGAATTCTAATGAAGCACCAGTGACATAGTACCATTTTTTCTCAGCATCTCCAGGCCTGGCTCCAAAAAATAAAAAGCCATAATAATCTTGGGCAATGGATAGAGAATCAACATTTTTATATGTCCGTTTTTCTTCTGTTTCCCGGTCAAAAATCAACTCAAATTTTTTAGGGTTGTTTTTCTTTAAATAAACTCCATCCTTCAACTCAATGGAATCAGAACAGCTTATTATTAAAGTCGAAAGCAATATCCAAACAAAATTTGTTTTCACCATTTATAATTAAATACAATAAATGGCTAAAGATAAATCACCCCGTTAAATTGTCAATCTACTCAGGTATAAATACCCGATTTTTAAAACGGGTATTTATACTATTAAAATTATTCAGCATTAATCAGAGATTTGGAATGCAATCAAGAGCAAGAATTTATAAGAGTAGCTACGATCACTTTTGGATTGCGGGGGCAAAACCTGAAAACCCTGTTAAAAACAGAGTAGGGAATAACAATTTAATTAAAACATCATGAGTGAAATTACACCCATTCAACTTCCAACACCTATAGATTGGAATACAAAAAAAGAAGCTGCAGAACAACATATTGCTGCGCTTGATCTGATCTTTGCGAATTCAAGAAACCTTTTGTTATATCTGGATGCATTGTCGCAAGTATGTTCAGAGCAAAACATCCAAAGTAGAGGTAAGACGGCTTCTTACTGGTTACCGTACCTGCATCGTGAAAAAAACTTGAAGGACTTTTTTACAGAGTGGTTGACATTTACGCCACCACCATCAACTCCAGAGACACCGGAAGGTCCTGGGAAGTATATTGTATACTGGGATTACTTCGTAAATACAGACTCAGGTTTAATATTGGTGAATGATACAGATTTCAAACCCTGGTTCCGTTCGTTCTTAAATTTCCATGGAGACTGGATCAACAGTACATCTTCTACAGGGACTTTAAGCCAATGGATGACCTATTCAGGTACAAATGCACATCCTTTTAATATCAATGATTATGAAGTTCCTGAAGGAGGATTTGCATCTTTTAACCAGTTTTTCTTACGTAATTTAAAAGAGGGTCAAAGACCATTGTGTACTGCTGGACCGGATGCTGATGTAATTGCAGCGCCATGTGACGGTGGAATCTTTTACTTAACGCGTGGCAATATCATAGAGAATGTTGCGGATGCTGCTCAGGTAGCGAGCAAAACATATGATTTACCGGGTAAGTCAGATCGTTTTGATTTATTACAGGCGATCCCTGGATATGGACGAAATTTCCTGGGTGGACCATTGTTAGATATTCTACTTTGGTTTACGGATTATCACCATTTCCATGCACCGATTTCAGGTAGAGTTATCGAGCAGGGCTTATATGAAGGTTCGTATAATTATGATTTTGGAGATTATGATCCAAAAGATCATTATGCACCAAATTTACCGCCTGATAGCGATCGTGTAGGTTGGTACGAAAAATTAGGGAAACATCAGCGTTATGTTTGGGTGATTCAAACTGAAAATCTGGGGCTCGTAGCTATGATAGCGATTGGCTTCTGGGGTGTTGGAAGTATTGAAAATGCAATCGAAACTAATGCGGTCATTGAAAAAGGACAATACATGGGACACTTCGGTTATGGAGGTTCATCTATTGTATTAGCCTTTGAACCAGGAATGGATTTACAGTTTAAAGTAGGTGAAAAACCTGTTGAAGACCCTGACCATCCGGTACTCATGAAGGTGAGACAATGTCTGGGAAAACGCACAGATGTAATTAACTGGTAGTTAAAAACTAAAAGTCCTGAAGAATGCTTCAGGACTTTTTTTATGTTTTGTTTTACTCCTGAGCTACCAGGTATCGATCTGCTATGATTTTCTGCTGGAGGA
This genomic interval from bacterium SCSIO 12643 contains the following:
- a CDS encoding alpha/beta hydrolase translates to MKKQLKDLDIEYHLSGEQNTETIVFVHGLGANLSQFKLQHDFFSEKLKVLSVNLRGHGNSKLAGNFDSSDFKLSKMAHDIIELLNKLDINKIHYVGNSMGGNVGYEILKSKPQIISSFTTFGTTAQLNTSNLTLGLMKFTYKFLSLNFIAHMSKVAGQTKSSKEQIQEMIRQSDKSVIRAILPNLANFNYLTVIQNSSAPTMIIKGAQDHDINKSIDSTISEFNKRGHFKLSKLQEAGHFANLDAPVLFNQTLENFIYSVS
- a CDS encoding redoxin domain-containing protein, whose amino-acid sequence is MKDKNTSNYNYKHFNPTDYNFNDFKGPKPGESFIDFETTTLDGNTVRLSDFLDQTIVLDTGSITCPMYANTKSPMNQLQEQYPDMHFLLLYVREAHPGGRTKEISQFEDKMKNAKSMWRLYHEKRVVLVDSLDGTAHKLYGAMPNMTYVIGTDGIIKFRANWTNIEALKKVLKHPNQIETNDYYSVVKPPIYVAIRTLLIGGFRALFEFLKGLPQLLKQHQEADAKK
- a CDS encoding OsmC family protein, whose protein sequence is MKKHNYEVKIEWTGNEGNGTQNYTSYNRNHTITSKGKYNSILGSSDPSFLGDPTKFNPEDLFLSSLSACHMLWYLHLCSVHKIVVTEYSDNATGVMEESQSGSGRFTEVTLHPIVKITDGNMITKANELHEEANKMCFIANSCNFKIEHLPNTTIGK
- a CDS encoding phosphatidylserine decarboxylase, with the protein product MSEITPIQLPTPIDWNTKKEAAEQHIAALDLIFANSRNLLLYLDALSQVCSEQNIQSRGKTASYWLPYLHREKNLKDFFTEWLTFTPPPSTPETPEGPGKYIVYWDYFVNTDSGLILVNDTDFKPWFRSFLNFHGDWINSTSSTGTLSQWMTYSGTNAHPFNINDYEVPEGGFASFNQFFLRNLKEGQRPLCTAGPDADVIAAPCDGGIFYLTRGNIIENVADAAQVASKTYDLPGKSDRFDLLQAIPGYGRNFLGGPLLDILLWFTDYHHFHAPISGRVIEQGLYEGSYNYDFGDYDPKDHYAPNLPPDSDRVGWYEKLGKHQRYVWVIQTENLGLVAMIAIGFWGVGSIENAIETNAVIEKGQYMGHFGYGGSSIVLAFEPGMDLQFKVGEKPVEDPDHPVLMKVRQCLGKRTDVINW
- a CDS encoding alpha/beta hydrolase, which translates into the protein MHTKTNLNLSEIAVKRINRYPGKRTIIFLHDSLGCIKLWRDFPEKLGELTSCNVLIYDRQGYGQSCGFSYAQRDLYYMELEADILSELLDHWNIKEAILFGHSDGGSIALIAAGKYPSKIKGVITEGAHIFVEDVTIKGIEEAQELYKNTDLKTKLDKYHGPKTEDLFWAWAATWTTDEFKHWNIEKFLPNIQCPALIIQGEKDEYGTLKQVEDIVSQSKDATPLIIPEVKHTPHKEVPDLILEKAGVFVQQLNS